The proteins below come from a single Papaver somniferum cultivar HN1 chromosome 11, ASM357369v1, whole genome shotgun sequence genomic window:
- the LOC113321790 gene encoding NF-X1-type zinc finger protein NFXL2-like — protein sequence MAATEIQHYPVSDSDNDSDNGKDELRHTDLEETIFKSYLQLNTTNSSSSQPDLSKIKSFLNSSRSGALSCMICLERIRLTDPTWSCYKECYAVFHLICIQSWARQASDLAAARAASRLSTEHFPLAASNAANWNCPKCRVEYSKTLIPSKYLCYCGKTQDPDSDPWILPHSCGEVCERPLKYECGHYCLLLCHPGPCPACPKLVKNRCFCGKIEDVKRCGFKDFTCNRVCEKKLDCGVHRCNVICHQGLCPPCKAKGVYKCQCGKFEQERECFERDFKCENECGKLLGCGKHVCERGCHEGKCGGCPYQGKRSCPCGKKVYEGMPCDAVLPTCGSTCEKMLSCGIHRCPERCHKGSCNETCRTVIIKSCRCGSLRKQVPCHQALACERKCNRGRDCGRHACRRRCCDGDCPPCSEICDRKLRCNNHKCPSPCHRGACAPCPLMVTISCSCGETRFEVPCGTEREQKPPKCPKRCSISPLCRHAPNRKPHKCHYGACPPCRLVCEEEYPCGHNCKLRCHGPEPPPNPEFTLKSKKKKSNRKPECTPGTPCPPCPELVWRSCVGQHIGAKQMMVCSKVKAFSCQNLCGNLLGCTNHYCTKPCHALKSQTSIADRSVRTEPCEECHLPCEKERKLACPHPCPIPCHPGDCSPCKTLIKRSCHCGAMVHVFECTRYNSLPENEQLTIRSCAGHCHRKLPNCSHLCPEKCHPGQCPSPEKCSKKVNVRCRCQNLKKEWLCQDVQAAYISTGCDPKDISKSQFGIGLLPCNSECASKVKVVESALQLRKSKVPESKVTDAEPKVPKRRKRRDQVQEATQVSRLQKIIATVRWFFICILILVAVVAAAYYGYKGLLWLSDWMNEVEERRPRKRFPNI from the exons ATGGCGGCAACAGAAATTCAACACTATCCGGTGTCAGATTCAGATAACGATTCCGATAACGGGAAAGATGAACTCCGGCACACGGATCTCGAAGAAACAATCTTCAAATCATATCTCCAATTAAACACAACAAATTCATCATCGTCTCAACCAGATCTCTCGAAGATCAAATCATTTCTGAATTCATCTCGATCAGGTGCATTATCCTGTATGATCTGTCTAGAACGAATCCGGCTCACCGATCCAACCTGGTCATGTTACAAAGAATGTTACGCCGTGTTCCATCTCATCTGTATTCAGAGTTGGGCGCGTCAAGCTTCTGATCTCGCAGCTGCACGAGCCGCTTCTCGTCTCTCAACTGAGCATTTCCCGTTAGCTGCGTCTAATGCAGCGAATTGGAATTGCCCTAAATGTAGAGTTGagtattcaaaaaccctaatcccTAGTAAATACTTATGTTACTGTGGTAAAACACAAGACCCTGATAGTGATCCATGGATATTACCACATTCTTGTGGGGAAGTATGTGAAAGACCATTGAAATATGAATGTGGGCATTATTGTTTGTTGTTGTGTCATCCGGGACCGTGTCCGGCGTGTCCCAAACTAGTTAAGAATCGTTGCTTTTGTGGTAAAATTGAAGATGTTAAACGTTGTGGGTTTAAAGATTTTACATGTAATCGTGTTTGTGAAAAGAAATTAGATTGTGGGGTTCATAGGTGTAATGTGATTTGTCATCAAGGATTATGCCCACCTTGTAAAGCTAAGGGGGTTTATAAATGCCAATGTGGGAAGTTTGAACAAGAGAGGGAGTGTTTTGAGAGGGACTTTAAGTGTGAGAATGAATGTGGAAAGTTGCTTGGGTGtggaaaacatgtttgtgaacgaGGGTGTCATGAGGGTAAGTGTGGTGGGTGTCCTTACCAAGGTAAGCGGTCGTGTCCTTGTGGGAAGAAGGTTTATGAAGGAATGCCTTGTGATGCTGTGCTGCCAACGTGTGGGTCAACATGTGAAAAGATGCTGAGCTGTGGCATTCATCGATGCCCGGAGCGATGTCATAAGGGTTCGTGTAATGAGACTTGTAGAACTGTTATTATAAAGTCTTGCCGATGTGGAAGCTTGAGGAAACAG GTTCCTTGCCATCAAGCATTAGCCTGTGAAAGAAAATGCAACCGAGGACGAGATTGTGGTCGGCATGCATGTAGGCGTCGTTGTTGTGATGGGGATTGTCCACCTTGTTCAGAG ATATGTGACAGAAAGCTCCGTTGTAACAACCACAAATGCCCTTCACCATGTCACAG AGGTGCTTGTGCTCCTTGTCCATTAATGGTGACTATATCATGTTCATGCGGTGAAACACGATTTGAG GTTCCTTGTGGGACTGAAAGAGAGCAAAAACCTCCTAAATGTCCCAAACGATGCAGCATATCCCCTTTGTGCAGGCATGCACCAAATCGTAAG CCTCATAAATGCCATTATGGAGCTTGCCCCCCTTGTCGTCTAGTTTGTGAAGAGGAATATCCTTGCGGGCATAACTGTAAATTAAG GTGCCATGGTCCTGAACCTCCTCCAAACCCTGAGTTCAcgttaaaatcaaagaaaaagaagtcaaatcGGAAACCTGAGTGCACACCTGGTACACCTTGCCCTCCTTGCCCAGAACTTGTTTGGAGGTCCTGCGTAGGGCAACACATTGGAGCAAAGCAGATG ATGGTCTGCTCAAAAGTAAAAGCATTTTCATGTCAAAACTTGTGTGGCAACCTTCTTGGCTGTACTAACCACTATTGTACAAAACCTTGCCATGCTTTAAAGAGCCAAACCTCGATAGCAGATCGAAGTGTAAGAACAGAGCCTTGTGAAGAATGTCACCTCCCTTGCGAGAAG GAGAGAAAGCTCGCTTGCCCACATCCTTGCCCTATACCATGTCATCCTGGAGATTGTTCTCCATGCAAAACACTTATCAAAAGGTCATGCCATTGTGGCGCCATGGTTCATGTTTTTGAATGCACACGCTACAATAGCTTGCCTGAAAATGAACAACTGACAATTCGTTCATGTGCTGGACATTGTCACAG AAAGTTACCCAACTGCTCACATCTATGCCCTGAGAAATGTCATCCTGGGCAATGCCCATCACCTGAAAAATGCAGTAAAAAG GTCAATGTTCGTTGTCGCTGTCAAAATCTCAAAAAGGAGTGGCTGTGTCAAGATGTTCAAGCTGCCTATATCTCCACTGGCTGCGATCCCAAAGATATATCTAAAAGTCAGTTCGGGATTGGGTTACTTCCTTGTAATTCTGAATGTGCAAGTAAAGTAAAGGTTGTGGAATCAGCCTTGCAGTTGCGTAAATCTAAAGTTCCCGag AGCAAAGTCACAGATGCTGAACCGAAAGTGCCAAAGCGTAGGAAGAGACGTGATCAAGTACAAGAAGCTACACAAGTTTCAAGACTGCAG AAAATTATAGCGACAGTGCGGTGGTTTTTCATTTGTATTTTAATATTGGTAGCTGTGGTAGCAGCTGCATATTATGGTTACAAGGGTCTCCTGTGGCTCTCTGATTGGATGaacgaggttgaagaaagaagaCCACGTAAAAGATTTCCAAATATCTGA
- the LOC113321791 gene encoding putative serine/threonine-protein kinase-like protein CCR3, with protein sequence MMLLHHQNPSSFLRKILVLIVVFVAEVVLIVDGLGSASTIAITYGSNTVCGILAGKTNQRIECFTPNNNNGSSNTTISIQPNISYDSISGGKDFFCGLRSGGFSFLCWTTTSVNSSSSSSPRPKRIYYSVNVTLKDIAVGENHVCGIQNTTGVVRCWWRQNGVPKLRYLSPDNGNFSLITSGNGFSCGVLMNSNKVKCWGIDDMKANEIEKEFGNVSMVSLMAGSSHVCGVDSNGVLICKGNNDSGQLNFPWRKQEEPFEYSGLGLGLNHTCVIRRLNGSVICWGGNGMYSSDQIAGVSFESIVAGLDFTCGLTTRNLSMICWGPGWISSNSSTSLMDLPLPKIVPGSCTVTPCGQCGIYPDSDNLCSSSGNNICKQCDYYRVVDNNPVAPPPFIPPPPSNSIVKNKVLLAFAIVGSVGIVCGVLTLIYCLWTGVCCCNRKKIHNSVQPTINRASSNRGSGHFSPTFSISSRRHNSFRAMRRTRSGPSSKHADRAEQFSLAELAAATNGFSAENKIGSGSFGTVYKGKLRDGREVAIKRGETGTKTKKFQEKESAFDSELESLSRLHHKHLVSLVGFCEENEERLLVYEYMKNGALYDHIHSKDNVEKTSSILNTWKMRIKVALDAARGIEYLHNYAVPPIIHRDIKSSNILLDSNWVARVSDFGLSLLGPESEGEYMSAKAAGTVGYMDPEYYGLNVLTAKSDVYGLGVVMLELLTGKQAIFRDDDLDGEGPMSVVDYAVPKIMAGELERILDVRVGLPDVNMAEAVELVAYTAVHCVNLEGKERPSMNDIVANLERALSLCDGSHGSISSASLASE encoded by the coding sequence ATGAtgcttcttcatcatcaaaacccatcttcttttctcaggaagattttggtattgattgttgtttttgtagcagaGGTGGTTTTGATAGTAGATGGACTTGGTTCAGCATCAACCATAGCTATAACATATGGGTCTAACACAGTTTGTGGGATATTAGCAGGAAAAACAAACCAGAGAATTGAATGTTTTACTCCTAATAATAACAATGGGTCTTCTAATACAACAATATCAATACAACCTAACATATCTTATGATTCAATCTCTGGTGGTAAAGATTTTTTCTGTGGATTAAGATCTGGGGGTTTTAGTTTCCTTTGTTGGACTACTACTTCTGTaaactcatcatcatcttcttctccgaGACCTAAACGAATCTATTACAGTGTTAATGTCACTTTAAAAGATATAGCAGTAGGTGAGAATCATGTCTGTGGGATTCAAAATACTACTGGTGTTGTTCGTTGTTGGTGGAGACAAAATGGGGTTCCAAAGTTGAGATATTTATCTCCTGATAATGGGAATTTTTCATTAATTACTTCTGgtaatgggttttcttgtggagTTTTGATGAATTCTAACAAAGTCAAGTGCTGGGGGATTGATGATATGAAAGctaatgaaattgaaaaggaatttgggaatgtttcaatggtGAGTTTAATGGCAGGTTCTTCACATGTCTGTGGGGTGGATTCTAATGGTGTTTTGATTTGTAAAGGAAATAATGATTCTGGGCAATTGAATTTTCCCTGGAGAAAACAAGAAGAGCCGTTTGAGTATTCGGGTTTAGGACTGGGGTTGAATCATACTTGTGTTATTAGAAGATTGAACGGTTCTGTAATTTGTTGGGGTGGAAATGGAATGTATTCAAGTGATCAGATTGCAGGGGTGTCATTTGAATCCATTGTTGCAGGACTGGATTTTACTTGCGGGTTAACGACGAGGAATTTATCGATGATTTGTTGGGGTCCGGGGTGGATTTCGTCGAATAGTAGTACTAGTTTGATGGATCTTCCATTGCCGAAGATTGTACCAGGTTCGTGCACTGTAACTCCATGTGGACAATGTGGTATCTATCCTGACTCTGACAATCTTTGTTCTAGTTCTGGTAATAATATATGTAAGCAATGTGATTATTATCGAGTTGTAGACAACAACCCGGTTGCGCCTCCGCCGTTTATACCGCCACCGCCGTCGAATTCCATAGTTAAAAACAAGGTGTTATTAGCTTTTGCAATTGTTGGATCGGTTGGAATCGTGTGCGGTGTTTTGACTCTGATTTATTGCTTGTGGACTGGTGTTTGTTGCTGTAATCGGAAAAAGATTCATAATTCAGTTCAACCCACTATCAACAGAGCTAGTTCTAACAGAGGCAGTGGTCATTTCAGTCCAACATTTTCGATATCATCGAGACGTCATAATAGTTTTCGAGCAATGAGGCGGACAAGGAGTGGCCCTTCGTCGAAACATGCTGACAGAGCTGAACAGTTTTCTCTTGCAGAGCTTGCTGCTGCAACTAATGGTTTTTCTGCAGAGAACAAAATCGGGTCTGGAAGTTTCGGGACAGTTTACAAAGGTAAGCTTAGAGACGGGCGTGAAGTCGCGATTAAAAGAGGGGAAACCGGTACAAAAACGAAGAAATTTCAAGAGAAAGAAAGTGCATTCGATTCGGAACTAGAATCCTTGTCACGGCTGCATCATAAGCATTTGGTTAGTCTTGTAGGTTTCTGCGAAGAAAATGAGGAGAGGCTTCTGGTATACGAGTACATGAAAAACGGTGCACTCTATGATCACATACATTCCAAAGACAATGTGGAGAAAACCAGTAGTATTTTGAATACATGGAAAATGCGGATTAAAGTTGCATTAGATGCAGCAAGAGGGATTGAATATCTGCATAACTACGCAGTCCCGCCTATAATTCACAGGGATATTAAATCGTCTAACATCTTGTTAGACTCGAACTGGGTAGCTAGAGTATCAGATTTTGGGTTATCTCTGCTTGGTCCAGAATCAGAAGGCGAATACATGTCAGCAAAAGCTGCTGGAACAGTTGGGTATATGGATCCTGAGTATTACGGATTGAACGTTTTAACTGCAAAGAGTGATGTTTATGGTCTCGGAGTAGTGATGCTGGAGTTGTTAACAGGAAAGCAAGCTATATTCAGAGATGATGATTTAGACGGTGAAGGGCCGATGAGTGTCGTGGACTACGCAGTGCCTAAGATTATGGCTGGAGAGCTGGAAAGAATTTTGGATGTGCGCGTAGGACTGCCAGACGTGAACATGGCAGAAGCGGTCGAGCTGGTGGCTTATACGGCCGTACATTGCGTGAACTTGGAAGGAAAAGAGAGACCAAGTATGAATGACATTGTTGCTAATCTTGAGAGGGCATTATCGCTATGTGATGGCAGCCATGGGAGCATCTCTAGTGCTTCATTAGCATCAGAGTGA